One genomic window of Nicotiana sylvestris chromosome 10, ASM39365v2, whole genome shotgun sequence includes the following:
- the LOC104246977 gene encoding LRR receptor-like serine/threonine-protein kinase RGI5 isoform X1, giving the protein MHVVSYNRLSLPPFVLPFLDFHCYSISKAQKLKKMTNHHFVTSSPTFSYFFIFFFFCISLSPRKAVLVNSLSSDGQVLLSLLKAADPYAKSSSSVLSSWNTSSLTPCSWQGISCSPQQRVISVSLPNTFLNLSYLPFDLSSLSSLQLLNLSSTNISGTIPSSLIGSFTHLTLLDLSSNSLSGPIPSKLGGLTSLQFLFLNSNRLTGKIPQQLANLTSLEILCLQDNLLNGSIPSQLGSLVSLQQFRIGGNPQLTGEIPARLGLLTNLTTFGVAATGLSGVIPPTFGNLINLQTLAIYDTEVFGSIPPELGMCSELRNLYLHMNKLTGSIPPQLGKLQKLTSLLLWGNLLTGPVPAELSNCSSLVVLDVSANDLSGEIPGDLGKLEVLEQLHLSDNALTSAIPMQLSNCSSLTALQLDKNQLSGAIPWQVGNLKYLQSFLLWGNSVSGTIPAAFGNCTELYSLDLSRNNLTGSIPEEIFSLKKLSRLLFLGNSLTGSLPPSVAQCQSLVRLRLGENQFSGPIPKEIGQLQNLVFLDLYMNHFSGELPSEVADITVLELLDVHNNYLTGEIPSTLGELVNLEQLDLSKNSFTGEIPGSFGNLSYLNKLILSNNLLTGPIPKSFSNLQKLTLLDLSSNGLSGAISPEIGYMTSLTISLDLSSNRFTGELPESLSGLTRLQSLDISHNILSGNIAILSSLTSLTTLNVSYNSLSGPIPVTPFFRTLTSNSFLDNLHLCESIDGSACSARITGRSRLKSVKSIALVAVIVISVAIAVVAPLFFVTRKRRYEFEKSPGMSASAVGAEDFSYPWTFIPFQKANFTIDNILDCLKGENIIGKGCSGVVYRAEMPNGELIAVKKLWKTKKDEEPIDSFAAEIQILGHIRHRNIVKLLGYCSNKSTKLLLYNYISNGNLQQLLQSNRNLDWEIRYKIAVGSAQGLAYLHHYCVPAILHRDVKCNNILLDSKFEAYLADFGLAKLMNSPNYQAMSRLAGSYGYIAPEYGYTVNITEKSDVYSYGVVLLEILSGRSAIEPQIGDGLHIVEWVKKKMGSFEPAVTILDSKLRALPDQMVQEMLQTIGIAMFCVNSSPSERPTMKEVVALLMEVKSPPEEFGKTSQPLINQLTQS; this is encoded by the exons ATGCATGTTGTCTCCTACAATCGACTTTCACTTCCACCATTTGTGTTGCCATTTCTTGACTTCCACTGTTATTCCATTTCAAAGGCTCAAAAACTGAAGAAGATGACAAACCATCATTTTGTTACCTCTTCACCaactttttcatattttttcatttttttcttcttctgtaTAAGTTTGAGTCCAAGAAAAGCTGTATTAGTGAACTCTCTCTCCTCTGATGGACAAGTTTTGCTCTCTCTTCTAAAAGCAGCTGACCCTTATGCTAAATCATCATCTTCTGTACTTTCTTCTTGGAATACTTCAAGTTTAACTCCATGTTCTTGGCAAGGCATTTCTTGTTCTCCTCAACAAAGAGTTATTTCAGTTTCTCTTCCAAATACATTTCTCAATCTATCTTATTTACCCTTTGACCTCTCTTCCCTTTCATCTCTTCAGCTTCTCAATCTTTCTTCTACAAATATATCAGGCACAATCCCTTCATCCTTAATTGGTTCATTTACTCATCTTACGCTTTTGGACCTTTCTTCTAATTCTCTTTCAGGGCCTATTCCCTCAAAACTTGGTGGGCTTACCTCACTTCAGTTCCTGTTCTTGAATTCAAACAGATTGACTGGTAAAATCCCACAACAACTTGCCAATCTTACTTCACTAGAAATCCTCTGTCTCCAAGATAATCTCCTTAACGGATCGATTCCTTCTCAATTAGGCTCCTTGGTGTCACTTCAACAATTCAGGATTGGAGGAAATCCACAGCTAACTGGCGAAATACCAGCACGATTAGGCCTACTCACCAATCTCACAACGTTTGGTGTCGCGGCCACTGGACTTTCTGGGGTTATTCCACCCACATTTGGTAATTTAATTAATCTCCAAACTTTGGCAATATATGATACTGAAGTCTTCGGTTCAATACCACCTGAACTTGGGATGTGTTCAGAGCTTAGGAACTTATACTTGCACATGAATAAGCTCACTGGTTCAATACCTCCTCAGTTGGGCAAGTTACAAAAGCTTACTAGCTTACTTTTATGGGGAAATTTGCTTACTGGCCCTGTTCCGGCTGAGCTTTCAAATTGTTCATCTCTTGTAGTTCTTGATGTTTCTGCAAATGATTTGTCTGGTGAAATTCCGGGTGATCTGGGAAAGCTAGAGGTTCTTGAACAACTTCACTTGTCGGATAATGCACTTACTAGTGCTATTCCAATGCAGTTGAGTAATTGTAGTAGCTTAACAGCTCTTCAGCTTGATAAGAACCAATTATCAGGGGCTATTCCTTGGCAAGTTGGGAACTTGAAGTACTTGCAGAGTTTCTTATTGTGGGGGAATTCGGTTTCAGGAACCATTCCAGCTGCTTTTGGGAACTGTACTGAACTATATTCACTTGACCTCTCAAGGAACAATCTCACTGGTTCAATACCTGAAGAGATATTCAGTTTGAAGAAGCTGAGTAGGTTGTTGTTCCTTGGAAATTCGTTAACAGGAAGTTTGCCGCCAAGTGTGGCACAGTGCCAGTCTCTGGTGAGGTTGAGGCTCGGTGAAAACCAGTTTTCTGGACCAATACCGAAGGAGATAGGACAGCTGCAGAATCTTGTGTTTCTTGATTTATACATGAACCATTTCTCTGGTGAATTACCTTCTGAAGTTGCCGACATTACGGTTCTTGAGCTGTTGGATGTGCATAACAATTACCTAACTGGGGAAATACCATCAACATTGGGAGAGCTCGTGAACTTAGAGCAGCTTGATCTCAGCAAGAACAGCTTCACTGGTGAGATTCCAGGGAGTTTTGGTAATCTCAGTTACTTGAACAAACTTATTCTCAGCAATAATCTGCTTACTGGTCCAATTCCAAAGTCATTTAGCAACTTGCAGAAGTTAACTCTACTTGACTTGAGCTCCAATGGTTTATCTGGTGCAATTTCACCTGAGATTGGTTATATGACAAGCTTAACAATCAGCTTGGATTTGAGCTCAAACCGTTTCACAGGCGAACTCCCTGAAAGTTTATCCGGATTGACACGGTTGCAATCTCTTGATATTTCTCACAATATACTGAGTGGAAACATCGCGATTCTAAGCTCTCTGACCAGTCTCACTACTTTAAATGTATCTTACAATAGTTTATCAGGGCCTATTCCTGTAACGCCATTCTTTAGAACACTCACATCAAACTCTTTTCTTGATAATTTACACCTTTGTGAATCAATTGATGGCTCTGCTTGTTCTGCTCGTATAACGGGAAGGTCCAGATTGAAGTCTGTAAAATCCATAGCTTTGGTTGCAGTGATCGTGATATCTGTTGCCATAGCAGTCGTGGCACCGCTGTTTTTTGTGACAAGGAAACGGAGATATGAATTTGAGAAATCCCCAGGCATGTCAGCCTCTGCAGTAGGGGCAGAAGATTTTTCCTATCCGTGGACTTTCATCCCCTTCCAAAAGGCCAATTTCACCATTGACAACATCTTGGATTGCTTGAAAGGTGAAAACATTATTGGGAAAGGCTGCTCAGGAGTTGTTTATAGAGCAGAAATGCCAAATGGCGAGTTGATTGCGGTTAAGAAGCTCTGGAAAACAAAGAAAGATGAGGAACCAATAGATTCTTTCGCTGCTGAAATTCAAATTCTCGGTCACATAAGGCATCGCAACATAGTGAAGCTCCTTGGATACTGTTCAAACAAGAGTACTAAACTTCTTCTCTACAACTACATTTCAAATGGTAATCTTCAACAGCTCTTGCAAAGCAACAGGAACTTGGACTGGGAAATCAGGTACAAGATTGCAGTTGGATCAGCTCAAGGACTTGCTTATCTTCACCATTACTGTGTGCCAGCAATTCTTCATAGAGATGTCAAGTGCAACAACATACTCCTTGACTCCAAATTTGAGGCTTATTTAGCAGATTTTGGACTTGCAAAGCTGATGAATTCTCCAAATTATCAAGCGATGTCCAGACTAGCAGGATCTTATGGGTATATAGCTCCAG AATATGGATACACAGTGAATATAACAGAAAAAAGCGATGTCTACAGTTATGGAGTGGTGTTGCTGGAAATACTGAGTGGACGTAGTGCAATTGAGCCTCAGATTGGTGATGGACTACACATTGTTGAGTGGGTAAAGAAGAAGATGGGAAGCTTTGAACCAGCTGTTACAATTTTGGATTCCAAGCTACGGGCTTTACCGGATCAAATGGTACAAGAAATGCTACAAACAATTGGAATAGCTATGTTCTGTGTGAATTCATCACCAAGTGAAAGGCCAACCATGAAAGAAGTGGTGGCACTTCTAATGGAAGTgaagagcccacctgaagaatttGGAAAAACTTCTCAGCCTTTAATAAATCAGTTAACTCAAAGTTGA
- the LOC104246977 gene encoding LRR receptor-like serine/threonine-protein kinase RGI5 isoform X2 codes for MHVVSYNRLSLPPFVLPFLDFHCYSISKAQKLKKMTNHHFVTSSPTFSYFFIFFFFCISLSPRKAVLVNSLSSDGQVLLSLLKAADPYAKSSSSVLSSWNTSSLTPCSWQGISCSPQQRVISVSLPNTFLNLSYLPFDLSSLSSLQLLNLSSTNISGTIPSSLIGSFTHLTLLDLSSNSLSGPIPSKLGGLTSLQFLFLNSNRLTGSLVSLQQFRIGGNPQLTGEIPARLGLLTNLTTFGVAATGLSGVIPPTFGNLINLQTLAIYDTEVFGSIPPELGMCSELRNLYLHMNKLTGSIPPQLGKLQKLTSLLLWGNLLTGPVPAELSNCSSLVVLDVSANDLSGEIPGDLGKLEVLEQLHLSDNALTSAIPMQLSNCSSLTALQLDKNQLSGAIPWQVGNLKYLQSFLLWGNSVSGTIPAAFGNCTELYSLDLSRNNLTGSIPEEIFSLKKLSRLLFLGNSLTGSLPPSVAQCQSLVRLRLGENQFSGPIPKEIGQLQNLVFLDLYMNHFSGELPSEVADITVLELLDVHNNYLTGEIPSTLGELVNLEQLDLSKNSFTGEIPGSFGNLSYLNKLILSNNLLTGPIPKSFSNLQKLTLLDLSSNGLSGAISPEIGYMTSLTISLDLSSNRFTGELPESLSGLTRLQSLDISHNILSGNIAILSSLTSLTTLNVSYNSLSGPIPVTPFFRTLTSNSFLDNLHLCESIDGSACSARITGRSRLKSVKSIALVAVIVISVAIAVVAPLFFVTRKRRYEFEKSPGMSASAVGAEDFSYPWTFIPFQKANFTIDNILDCLKGENIIGKGCSGVVYRAEMPNGELIAVKKLWKTKKDEEPIDSFAAEIQILGHIRHRNIVKLLGYCSNKSTKLLLYNYISNGNLQQLLQSNRNLDWEIRYKIAVGSAQGLAYLHHYCVPAILHRDVKCNNILLDSKFEAYLADFGLAKLMNSPNYQAMSRLAGSYGYIAPEYGYTVNITEKSDVYSYGVVLLEILSGRSAIEPQIGDGLHIVEWVKKKMGSFEPAVTILDSKLRALPDQMVQEMLQTIGIAMFCVNSSPSERPTMKEVVALLMEVKSPPEEFGKTSQPLINQLTQS; via the exons ATGCATGTTGTCTCCTACAATCGACTTTCACTTCCACCATTTGTGTTGCCATTTCTTGACTTCCACTGTTATTCCATTTCAAAGGCTCAAAAACTGAAGAAGATGACAAACCATCATTTTGTTACCTCTTCACCaactttttcatattttttcatttttttcttcttctgtaTAAGTTTGAGTCCAAGAAAAGCTGTATTAGTGAACTCTCTCTCCTCTGATGGACAAGTTTTGCTCTCTCTTCTAAAAGCAGCTGACCCTTATGCTAAATCATCATCTTCTGTACTTTCTTCTTGGAATACTTCAAGTTTAACTCCATGTTCTTGGCAAGGCATTTCTTGTTCTCCTCAACAAAGAGTTATTTCAGTTTCTCTTCCAAATACATTTCTCAATCTATCTTATTTACCCTTTGACCTCTCTTCCCTTTCATCTCTTCAGCTTCTCAATCTTTCTTCTACAAATATATCAGGCACAATCCCTTCATCCTTAATTGGTTCATTTACTCATCTTACGCTTTTGGACCTTTCTTCTAATTCTCTTTCAGGGCCTATTCCCTCAAAACTTGGTGGGCTTACCTCACTTCAGTTCCTGTTCTTGAATTCAAACAGATTGACTG GCTCCTTGGTGTCACTTCAACAATTCAGGATTGGAGGAAATCCACAGCTAACTGGCGAAATACCAGCACGATTAGGCCTACTCACCAATCTCACAACGTTTGGTGTCGCGGCCACTGGACTTTCTGGGGTTATTCCACCCACATTTGGTAATTTAATTAATCTCCAAACTTTGGCAATATATGATACTGAAGTCTTCGGTTCAATACCACCTGAACTTGGGATGTGTTCAGAGCTTAGGAACTTATACTTGCACATGAATAAGCTCACTGGTTCAATACCTCCTCAGTTGGGCAAGTTACAAAAGCTTACTAGCTTACTTTTATGGGGAAATTTGCTTACTGGCCCTGTTCCGGCTGAGCTTTCAAATTGTTCATCTCTTGTAGTTCTTGATGTTTCTGCAAATGATTTGTCTGGTGAAATTCCGGGTGATCTGGGAAAGCTAGAGGTTCTTGAACAACTTCACTTGTCGGATAATGCACTTACTAGTGCTATTCCAATGCAGTTGAGTAATTGTAGTAGCTTAACAGCTCTTCAGCTTGATAAGAACCAATTATCAGGGGCTATTCCTTGGCAAGTTGGGAACTTGAAGTACTTGCAGAGTTTCTTATTGTGGGGGAATTCGGTTTCAGGAACCATTCCAGCTGCTTTTGGGAACTGTACTGAACTATATTCACTTGACCTCTCAAGGAACAATCTCACTGGTTCAATACCTGAAGAGATATTCAGTTTGAAGAAGCTGAGTAGGTTGTTGTTCCTTGGAAATTCGTTAACAGGAAGTTTGCCGCCAAGTGTGGCACAGTGCCAGTCTCTGGTGAGGTTGAGGCTCGGTGAAAACCAGTTTTCTGGACCAATACCGAAGGAGATAGGACAGCTGCAGAATCTTGTGTTTCTTGATTTATACATGAACCATTTCTCTGGTGAATTACCTTCTGAAGTTGCCGACATTACGGTTCTTGAGCTGTTGGATGTGCATAACAATTACCTAACTGGGGAAATACCATCAACATTGGGAGAGCTCGTGAACTTAGAGCAGCTTGATCTCAGCAAGAACAGCTTCACTGGTGAGATTCCAGGGAGTTTTGGTAATCTCAGTTACTTGAACAAACTTATTCTCAGCAATAATCTGCTTACTGGTCCAATTCCAAAGTCATTTAGCAACTTGCAGAAGTTAACTCTACTTGACTTGAGCTCCAATGGTTTATCTGGTGCAATTTCACCTGAGATTGGTTATATGACAAGCTTAACAATCAGCTTGGATTTGAGCTCAAACCGTTTCACAGGCGAACTCCCTGAAAGTTTATCCGGATTGACACGGTTGCAATCTCTTGATATTTCTCACAATATACTGAGTGGAAACATCGCGATTCTAAGCTCTCTGACCAGTCTCACTACTTTAAATGTATCTTACAATAGTTTATCAGGGCCTATTCCTGTAACGCCATTCTTTAGAACACTCACATCAAACTCTTTTCTTGATAATTTACACCTTTGTGAATCAATTGATGGCTCTGCTTGTTCTGCTCGTATAACGGGAAGGTCCAGATTGAAGTCTGTAAAATCCATAGCTTTGGTTGCAGTGATCGTGATATCTGTTGCCATAGCAGTCGTGGCACCGCTGTTTTTTGTGACAAGGAAACGGAGATATGAATTTGAGAAATCCCCAGGCATGTCAGCCTCTGCAGTAGGGGCAGAAGATTTTTCCTATCCGTGGACTTTCATCCCCTTCCAAAAGGCCAATTTCACCATTGACAACATCTTGGATTGCTTGAAAGGTGAAAACATTATTGGGAAAGGCTGCTCAGGAGTTGTTTATAGAGCAGAAATGCCAAATGGCGAGTTGATTGCGGTTAAGAAGCTCTGGAAAACAAAGAAAGATGAGGAACCAATAGATTCTTTCGCTGCTGAAATTCAAATTCTCGGTCACATAAGGCATCGCAACATAGTGAAGCTCCTTGGATACTGTTCAAACAAGAGTACTAAACTTCTTCTCTACAACTACATTTCAAATGGTAATCTTCAACAGCTCTTGCAAAGCAACAGGAACTTGGACTGGGAAATCAGGTACAAGATTGCAGTTGGATCAGCTCAAGGACTTGCTTATCTTCACCATTACTGTGTGCCAGCAATTCTTCATAGAGATGTCAAGTGCAACAACATACTCCTTGACTCCAAATTTGAGGCTTATTTAGCAGATTTTGGACTTGCAAAGCTGATGAATTCTCCAAATTATCAAGCGATGTCCAGACTAGCAGGATCTTATGGGTATATAGCTCCAG AATATGGATACACAGTGAATATAACAGAAAAAAGCGATGTCTACAGTTATGGAGTGGTGTTGCTGGAAATACTGAGTGGACGTAGTGCAATTGAGCCTCAGATTGGTGATGGACTACACATTGTTGAGTGGGTAAAGAAGAAGATGGGAAGCTTTGAACCAGCTGTTACAATTTTGGATTCCAAGCTACGGGCTTTACCGGATCAAATGGTACAAGAAATGCTACAAACAATTGGAATAGCTATGTTCTGTGTGAATTCATCACCAAGTGAAAGGCCAACCATGAAAGAAGTGGTGGCACTTCTAATGGAAGTgaagagcccacctgaagaatttGGAAAAACTTCTCAGCCTTTAATAAATCAGTTAACTCAAAGTTGA
- the LOC104246977 gene encoding LRR receptor-like serine/threonine-protein kinase RGI5 isoform X4, which produces MFNTTTTTCSTYHRMWRSWEEEFIFSGPIPSKLGGLTSLQFLFLNSNRLTGSLVSLQQFRIGGNPQLTGEIPARLGLLTNLTTFGVAATGLSGVIPPTFGNLINLQTLAIYDTEVFGSIPPELGMCSELRNLYLHMNKLTGSIPPQLGKLQKLTSLLLWGNLLTGPVPAELSNCSSLVVLDVSANDLSGEIPGDLGKLEVLEQLHLSDNALTSAIPMQLSNCSSLTALQLDKNQLSGAIPWQVGNLKYLQSFLLWGNSVSGTIPAAFGNCTELYSLDLSRNNLTGSIPEEIFSLKKLSRLLFLGNSLTGSLPPSVAQCQSLVRLRLGENQFSGPIPKEIGQLQNLVFLDLYMNHFSGELPSEVADITVLELLDVHNNYLTGEIPSTLGELVNLEQLDLSKNSFTGEIPGSFGNLSYLNKLILSNNLLTGPIPKSFSNLQKLTLLDLSSNGLSGAISPEIGYMTSLTISLDLSSNRFTGELPESLSGLTRLQSLDISHNILSGNIAILSSLTSLTTLNVSYNSLSGPIPVTPFFRTLTSNSFLDNLHLCESIDGSACSARITGRSRLKSVKSIALVAVIVISVAIAVVAPLFFVTRKRRYEFEKSPGMSASAVGAEDFSYPWTFIPFQKANFTIDNILDCLKGENIIGKGCSGVVYRAEMPNGELIAVKKLWKTKKDEEPIDSFAAEIQILGHIRHRNIVKLLGYCSNKSTKLLLYNYISNGNLQQLLQSNRNLDWEIRYKIAVGSAQGLAYLHHYCVPAILHRDVKCNNILLDSKFEAYLADFGLAKLMNSPNYQAMSRLAGSYGYIAPEYGYTVNITEKSDVYSYGVVLLEILSGRSAIEPQIGDGLHIVEWVKKKMGSFEPAVTILDSKLRALPDQMVQEMLQTIGIAMFCVNSSPSERPTMKEVVALLMEVKSPPEEFGKTSQPLINQLTQS; this is translated from the exons ATGTTcaacaccaccaccaccactTGTAGTACGTACCACCGTATGTGGAGGAGCTGGGAGGAAGAATTCATTTTTTCCG GGCCTATTCCCTCAAAACTTGGTGGGCTTACCTCACTTCAGTTCCTGTTCTTGAATTCAAACAGATTGACTG GCTCCTTGGTGTCACTTCAACAATTCAGGATTGGAGGAAATCCACAGCTAACTGGCGAAATACCAGCACGATTAGGCCTACTCACCAATCTCACAACGTTTGGTGTCGCGGCCACTGGACTTTCTGGGGTTATTCCACCCACATTTGGTAATTTAATTAATCTCCAAACTTTGGCAATATATGATACTGAAGTCTTCGGTTCAATACCACCTGAACTTGGGATGTGTTCAGAGCTTAGGAACTTATACTTGCACATGAATAAGCTCACTGGTTCAATACCTCCTCAGTTGGGCAAGTTACAAAAGCTTACTAGCTTACTTTTATGGGGAAATTTGCTTACTGGCCCTGTTCCGGCTGAGCTTTCAAATTGTTCATCTCTTGTAGTTCTTGATGTTTCTGCAAATGATTTGTCTGGTGAAATTCCGGGTGATCTGGGAAAGCTAGAGGTTCTTGAACAACTTCACTTGTCGGATAATGCACTTACTAGTGCTATTCCAATGCAGTTGAGTAATTGTAGTAGCTTAACAGCTCTTCAGCTTGATAAGAACCAATTATCAGGGGCTATTCCTTGGCAAGTTGGGAACTTGAAGTACTTGCAGAGTTTCTTATTGTGGGGGAATTCGGTTTCAGGAACCATTCCAGCTGCTTTTGGGAACTGTACTGAACTATATTCACTTGACCTCTCAAGGAACAATCTCACTGGTTCAATACCTGAAGAGATATTCAGTTTGAAGAAGCTGAGTAGGTTGTTGTTCCTTGGAAATTCGTTAACAGGAAGTTTGCCGCCAAGTGTGGCACAGTGCCAGTCTCTGGTGAGGTTGAGGCTCGGTGAAAACCAGTTTTCTGGACCAATACCGAAGGAGATAGGACAGCTGCAGAATCTTGTGTTTCTTGATTTATACATGAACCATTTCTCTGGTGAATTACCTTCTGAAGTTGCCGACATTACGGTTCTTGAGCTGTTGGATGTGCATAACAATTACCTAACTGGGGAAATACCATCAACATTGGGAGAGCTCGTGAACTTAGAGCAGCTTGATCTCAGCAAGAACAGCTTCACTGGTGAGATTCCAGGGAGTTTTGGTAATCTCAGTTACTTGAACAAACTTATTCTCAGCAATAATCTGCTTACTGGTCCAATTCCAAAGTCATTTAGCAACTTGCAGAAGTTAACTCTACTTGACTTGAGCTCCAATGGTTTATCTGGTGCAATTTCACCTGAGATTGGTTATATGACAAGCTTAACAATCAGCTTGGATTTGAGCTCAAACCGTTTCACAGGCGAACTCCCTGAAAGTTTATCCGGATTGACACGGTTGCAATCTCTTGATATTTCTCACAATATACTGAGTGGAAACATCGCGATTCTAAGCTCTCTGACCAGTCTCACTACTTTAAATGTATCTTACAATAGTTTATCAGGGCCTATTCCTGTAACGCCATTCTTTAGAACACTCACATCAAACTCTTTTCTTGATAATTTACACCTTTGTGAATCAATTGATGGCTCTGCTTGTTCTGCTCGTATAACGGGAAGGTCCAGATTGAAGTCTGTAAAATCCATAGCTTTGGTTGCAGTGATCGTGATATCTGTTGCCATAGCAGTCGTGGCACCGCTGTTTTTTGTGACAAGGAAACGGAGATATGAATTTGAGAAATCCCCAGGCATGTCAGCCTCTGCAGTAGGGGCAGAAGATTTTTCCTATCCGTGGACTTTCATCCCCTTCCAAAAGGCCAATTTCACCATTGACAACATCTTGGATTGCTTGAAAGGTGAAAACATTATTGGGAAAGGCTGCTCAGGAGTTGTTTATAGAGCAGAAATGCCAAATGGCGAGTTGATTGCGGTTAAGAAGCTCTGGAAAACAAAGAAAGATGAGGAACCAATAGATTCTTTCGCTGCTGAAATTCAAATTCTCGGTCACATAAGGCATCGCAACATAGTGAAGCTCCTTGGATACTGTTCAAACAAGAGTACTAAACTTCTTCTCTACAACTACATTTCAAATGGTAATCTTCAACAGCTCTTGCAAAGCAACAGGAACTTGGACTGGGAAATCAGGTACAAGATTGCAGTTGGATCAGCTCAAGGACTTGCTTATCTTCACCATTACTGTGTGCCAGCAATTCTTCATAGAGATGTCAAGTGCAACAACATACTCCTTGACTCCAAATTTGAGGCTTATTTAGCAGATTTTGGACTTGCAAAGCTGATGAATTCTCCAAATTATCAAGCGATGTCCAGACTAGCAGGATCTTATGGGTATATAGCTCCAG AATATGGATACACAGTGAATATAACAGAAAAAAGCGATGTCTACAGTTATGGAGTGGTGTTGCTGGAAATACTGAGTGGACGTAGTGCAATTGAGCCTCAGATTGGTGATGGACTACACATTGTTGAGTGGGTAAAGAAGAAGATGGGAAGCTTTGAACCAGCTGTTACAATTTTGGATTCCAAGCTACGGGCTTTACCGGATCAAATGGTACAAGAAATGCTACAAACAATTGGAATAGCTATGTTCTGTGTGAATTCATCACCAAGTGAAAGGCCAACCATGAAAGAAGTGGTGGCACTTCTAATGGAAGTgaagagcccacctgaagaatttGGAAAAACTTCTCAGCCTTTAATAAATCAGTTAACTCAAAGTTGA